Proteins found in one Micropterus dolomieu isolate WLL.071019.BEF.003 ecotype Adirondacks linkage group LG12, ASM2129224v1, whole genome shotgun sequence genomic segment:
- the sstr1b gene encoding somatostatin receptor type 1, with amino-acid sequence MDFNRSQNYGSYPTGLPYNTSMDYEDYYQEPEASKIIIPSIYALVCCVGLTGNAMVIYVILKYAKMKTATNIYILNLAIADELFMLSVPFLATSAAVRHWPFGSLMCRLVLSVDGINMFTSIFCLTVLSVDRYVAVVHPIKAARYRRPTVAKVVNVCVWGLSLLVILPIIIFADTVPAQDGGVDCNFLWPEPAWSEAFVVYTFLLGFLLPVGAICLCYCLMVARMRAVGLKAGWLQRRRSEKKITRMVLLVVAVFVLCWMPFYIVQLISVFHRPPDPMVTQLFVILSYANSGANPILYGFVSDNFRRSFQRIVCFRWLESGLDAEQVDYCAVALKRQATCSPLDFPKDCMASDMVFRNGTYTSRTTTV; translated from the coding sequence ATGGATTTCAATCGGAGCCAGAACTACGGATCCTATCCAACAGGGCTGCCCTATAACACAAGCATGGACTACGAGGACTACTACCAGGAGCCTGAAGCCAGTAAAATCATCATCCCCTCTATCTATGCTCTTGTCTGTTGTGTAGGTCTTACTGGCAATGCCATGGTCATCTACGTCATTCTGAAATATGCCAAAATGAAAACGGCCACTAACATTTATATCCTCAATTTAGCAATTGCTGATGAGTtgttcatgttaagtgttccTTTTCTGGCCACATCAGCTGCTGTTCGTCATTGGCCCTTCGGGTCACTCATGTGTAGGCTGGTGCTCAGTGTAGATGGTATCAATATGTTTACATCAATCTTTTGCCTTACTGTGCTGAGCGTGGACCGTTATGTAGCAGTGGTCCACCCTATCAAGGCTGCCCGCTACCGCAGACCCACTGTCGCCAAAGTAGTCAACGTGTGTGTATGGGGGCTGTCACTCTTAGTCATCCTGCCCATCATTATCTTTGCAGACACTGTCCCAGCACAGGACGGTGGCGTGGACTGTAACTTTTTGTGGCCTGAACCAGCGTGGTCAGAGGCGTTTGTAGTCTATACCTTCCTGTTGGGGTTTTTGCTGCCGGTCGGAGCTATCTGCTTATGCTACTGTCTAATGGTGGCCAGGATGAGAGCAGTGGGGCTAAAAGCAGGCTGGCTTCAACGCCGGCGCTCGGAGAAGAAGATCACCCGCATGGTGCTGCTAGTCGTGGCAGTGTTTGTTCTTTGCTGGATGCCCTTTTACATCGTCCAGTTGATCAGCGTTTTCCACAGGCCCCCAGACCCTATGGTCACTCAGCTTTTTGTCATCCTCAGTTATGCAAACAGTGGCGCCAATCCTATCTTGTACGGCTTTGTGTCTGACAATTTCCGGCGGTCATTCCAGCGTATTGTGTGTTTCCGGTGGCTGGAGTCTGGGCTGGATGCGGAGCAGGTGGATTACTGTGCTGTAGCTTTGAAGAGACAAGCAACATGTAGCCCTCTGGATTTTCCCAAGGACTGTATGGCTTCTGATATGGTGTTTCGCAATGGGACATATACCTCCCGTACAACCACAGTGTAA